The region ACAATGACCCGGCATTTTGATACGTCACCGGCGGTAAGTGTGAGAGGGCTGTCGATGATCCCGGATAAAACCCAGCCGGATGTTCCTGATCCCAACTATCCTGATATCAAAGGAAGGTATTACTATTTCCCTCTTTCCGGAATGTATACTTCGGATGCCAACGGATGCCGGTGTATCAAAGATCCGTTGTATGTTGTGAATGATTATGATTTCCCTACAGAATATTTACCTCCCGCAGCAGAATACAGAGAAGGTCTGAGTAATCCCAATGCCTATCAGATTGTAAAAAGCGGCTCATCTTCCATTATTGAAATACCTGTGAGTAAAGCATTTTCGGTTCAAAGCCAGTTGCTTAATAATACGGAAATTTTAAACCCTTCAAATTTTAATAATTTAAAAGCAAATGTACTATGGACTACGAATTCCGGTCTGATCAGTAAAATTTCAATGGTTAATGCATCCCCGTCTTCACTTCAGGATCTGGCAAATTCCAGAATCTCCGTGGAAATAGCTCCCAACCAGAGCGGAAATGCCGTCGTGACCTTACATAACGGCAGTATCTCTGCCCCTGTATACTGGAGCTGGCATATCTGGGTGACAGATACTCCTGTCACCGGTTATACTTATACAACTGAAGCTCCGGTAGCCACAGCAGTGAACTATATAAACTATGTAAATAAGGCAGATGTTGTATTGCAGACCACATTTATGGATCGTGATATGGGCGCAGTGGATGTTTTCCCCAACGTGGTAAATCCTCTTTCTCCTACTGCGGAAGAACTGACAAGAATACGGGCTTCTGCAGGAATGCATTATCAATGGGGAAGGAAAGATCCTCTTCCGGTATTTCAGAACATTGATAATAAAAGCTTCTTTAATTTGTTTTTAGGAACAGTGGCAGCTAACGGAACGGTTTCTTATGCCACGCTTACTCCCGATGTTTACAACAATTTGTCAGGAACCTATATTGTTCCTTATAATACCTATGCAGCATCATCCGGAGTACAGGATGCAGATAAATCGGCAGACAGAATTTCTAAAATATTATCATATTCAGTTAAAAATCCTTTGATATATATGATTCCGAGTGTTTTTGCCCCTTTTAACAGTGCGGTACCTAACTATACAAACGGGACAGACTGGCTGGGAACAGAGCCTAACCTCGCACTGGACAGATGGGGAAGAGGGGGAGAGAAATCCCCGTTTGACCCTTGCCCGGAAGGATGGAGAATTCCGGATGTAATGGATGTGGCATTGGTTTCGGGATCAGATTTCGGTCAAACCCCCTGGTATAAAAAAGATAAAAATATAGCAACTTCTTATAGTATAAGTGCAGACTATTCAGGAACCAGAGTCAGACATCCGTCCAATGCTTCTACCATGGGATATGTGTTCGGCAACCCGGCGTATCCGATAGGTAATTATCCGGATTCCGGAGCACGGGGATTTAGAAGCGTGATTGCGAATCAGTCTCCACAGGGAACGTTCAGTAGTATCAATTTTCAGTATTTTGGTGTCTGGACCGGAGCTCTGGCTTCAAATTATCTCGGAAGACCTGTAAATATACTTTTCCATGCAGCCTCTTCAACGAACAGGTTTATAGCCTATCATGATAATAATGATCCGTATTTTGGAATGGGGTGCCGATGCGTGAAAATAAAGTATGATGCCAATGGGGATGAAGAAGGACCCGTGTCAAGAAATGGCATTGTACCTGTTAATCAGACATTGGGCACGGCGAATGCAGAAGCAAAAACTACGGGGGACAAAATTTCTTTCTATCCTAATCCAGTACTGGGAACGCTTTACATAAAAGCCTCGCAAAACAAAGATTATTATTATCAGATTTATAATGCATTGGGTCAGCTTGTGAAATCAGGGAAATTTGTCAATAATCAAACCGATGTATCATCATTGAGTGAAGGTGTGTATTTAATCAGAATCAATAATTCTGAAGCGGTTGAAAAAATTATCAAACGCTAAGTGTTTAAAAGGAATGACAACAGCGGATTTTGCCGGCAGTTTCGCCTTCCTGTAATGAAGCATATTTTTTGCATCTATGGCAACTGATGAAAAATTCTATATCATTAATATTTATACGTTAATAAGCGGCTAAACCATACAGTACAAAGGACTTGGTCCCTTTATACAGGGTTGCGGGAACGGTTGGTAAACAGCTTCAATTGTTAAATTAAACCCTTTTTACAAAAAGTATATAATAAAAAAGCTTTACTTTTGCAAAAATTTTTAGTTAGAATGTCGAAAAATTTAGTAATCGTAGAGTCCCCGGCAAAAGCAAAAACTATTCAGAAATATTTAGGAAAGGATTTTGAAGTGAAATCCAGTTTCGGGCATATCCGTGATCTTCCTAAAAAAGGAATGGGTATAGACCTTGCCACATTCAGTCCTGATTACGAAGTTTCAGCAGACAAAAAGAAATTGGTAACCGAATTGAAGGCTGCAGTAAAGAAAGCAGATATGGTATGGCTTGCTTCCGATGAGGACCGTGAGGGAGAAGCTATTGCATGGCACCTGGCAGATGAGTTGAAACTGAAGCCGGAAAACAGAAAAAGAATTGTTTTCCATGAGATTACCAAAAACGCCATTCTAAAAGCTATTGAAAACCCAAGAGATATTGATCAGAACCTGGTGAATGCTCAGCAGGCAAGAAGGGTGTTAGACAGAATTGTAGGTTTTGAAATGTCTCCGGTTTTATGGAAAAAAGTAAAACCAGGACTTTCTGCAGGAAGAGTGCAGTCTGTAGCCGTAAGATTAATTGTTGAAAGAGAAAAAGAAATCCGTGAGTTTACTCCTAAAGCGAGTTTTAAACTTGACGGGATCTTCTTAAATAATACAGAGCAGGAAATTGCTGCCAAACTAAAAAAAGATTTCGAGAAAGAAGAGCAGGCTGAAAAGTTTCTTGAGCAGGCCAAGACTACGGAATTCAAAGTTCTGAACGTTGAAACAAAGCCTGGTACACGTTCAGCATCAGCCCCTTTTACCACTTCTACATTACAGCAGGAGGCTTCTTCAAGATTAGGATATAATGTGACCAGTACCATGCGTCTGGCACAGAGACTTTATGAAGAAGGGTTTATTACTTATATGAGAACAGACTCGGTAAACCTTTCCCAGGAAGCAATTGAAGGAGCTAAAAAACAAATTATTTCAGAATACGGAGCAGAATATTCTTCTCCAAGAAATTATACCACAAAATCTGCATCGGCACAGGAAGCCCACGAAGCGATCCGTCCTACAGATTTTGCCGTGAAAAGTATAGGAGATGCACAGCTGAATAAACTGTACCAGCTGATCTACAGAAGAACCCTTGCCTCCCAGATGGCGAATGCCAAAATTGAGAAGACGGTCATTGAGATCGGGAATGCATCACTGCCTCATCATTTTGAAGCCCAGGGAGAGGTCATTATTTTTGATGGTTTCCTGAAAGCTTACGGTATCGTAAAAACCGAAGATGATGATGAAGAAAACAACGAAAAACTATTGCCAAAAGTAAAAGTTGGTGAGATTTTAAATTATAAAACCATTACTGCTACCGAGAAATTCACGAGACCAAGTGCAAGATATACCGAAGCGGGACTGGTAAGGAAACTTGAAGAATTAGGGATTGGTAGACCTTCTACTTATGCACCAACCATTCAGACCATTCAGAACAGGGAATATGTGGACAAGCGTGAAATTGAACCGCAGACCCGTGAGGTGATCAAAATGTCTTTAACAAAAGATAAGATCAAAAAAGTGGTGCTTGACGAGAAATTCGGAGGTGATAAAAATAAATTCGTTCCTACGGACATCGGGGAAGTGGTGAATGATTTCTTAACCGATAACTTCAGAGAAATTCTGGATTATGGCTTCACAGCAAGAGTGGAAGAAGGATTTGACGAAATTGCCAACGGTGACCAGAAATGGAAAGAAATGATGACGGATTTCTACTCAAAATTCCACCCGAGAATTGAAGATGTAGAAGAAAATGCAGACCGTGCAACAGGTGACAGGCTGTTGGGCGTTGATCCGAAGACCGGTAAAAATGTTCATGCAAGAATCGGAAGATTCGGAGCAATGATTCAGATTGGTGAGACTGATGATGAAGAAAAACCGATTTTTGCCTCTTTAATGGCCGGTCAGAATATTGCCACCATCACTTTTGAAGAAGCCCTGGAACTTTTCAAATTACCTTTTGAGCTGAGTGAAGTGGATGGGCAACCGGTATCTGTTGGCGTTGGCAGATTCGGACCTTATGTGAAATGGGGAGATACTTATATCAGCATTCCGAAAGGGGAAGATCCGCTTTCCGTAGATCAGAAACGTGCAGAGGAAATCATCAGTGAAAAGAAAATTGCTGATGCACCTATTGCAACCTATAAAGGAGAGCCGGTAACAAAAGGAACAGGAAGATTCGGGCCGTTTATCAAATACAGGGATATTTTTGTAAACGTTCCGAAGAAATATAACTTTGACAATCTTTCTCAAAGTGATATCAACGAGCTGATTGATGCTAAACTGGAAAAAGAAGCCAACCGGTACATCCAGCAGTGGGAAAAAGAAAAAATTTCCATTGAAAACGGAAGATGGGGACCTTTCATTAAATTCGGAAAAGCAATGTTCAAAATTCCGAAGAAAAAAGATGATACGAAATATGATGCAGAAGAGCTGAAAGAAGTTTCTCTGGATGAGGTGAAAAAATGGATCACCGATCAGGATAAAAATGCCTTTGCAGAAAAGAAAAAGCCTGCCGCCAAAAAGGCAGCCACTGCAAAAAAAACAACAGCCGCAAAGAAACCGG is a window of Chryseobacterium arthrosphaerae DNA encoding:
- a CDS encoding T9SS type A sorting domain-containing protein; this encodes MKRLAEKLAAVICLVGMAVGFKGNIISKRSFLSGRTFNDVSTIKKADSLVVPGNKYRTKVLIPDWKKAPNSYIFDIAQNSEGLLIPVKKAYAMWEGGGYLNGNGIPAGPVTADVLWEDAHGLIKSGTNYTLEIVGSGQSAKIKVPINKAKKGNAVVALKVNGEIYWSWHIWVTDDPTNGSTYKSFNNIKRMKADGTVEPIPDSDWKWMDRNLGALTGSMTSSDWNRNIGLLYQWGRKDPIPPLVTRGNDFYEVSGSAGRIRHRGAKNMTNAISIDDLRKFVLLSGAEVSSNIRLAVKNPLSLIYVNKDDNSGQAYYNNNVNLPVNWFGRSTSLPNNRLPELNLWSDNAQGKIETAYNTDDKAKPYRDKSPYDPCPNGWRIPSVLVANLASPSYTDDIRIDFSPFGVKTNMAKNIFETNKYHIIKPTDAGVPGFMTGFKVYPNIGFDLSAAGGTDMGIFPGTGQLIRGAHLGQYSDQHHIALWTATMTRHFDTSPAVSVRGLSMIPDKTQPDVPDPNYPDIKGRYYYFPLSGMYTSDANGCRCIKDPLYVVNDYDFPTEYLPPAAEYREGLSNPNAYQIVKSGSSSIIEIPVSKAFSVQSQLLNNTEILNPSNFNNLKANVLWTTNSGLISKISMVNASPSSLQDLANSRISVEIAPNQSGNAVVTLHNGSISAPVYWSWHIWVTDTPVTGYTYTTEAPVATAVNYINYVNKADVVLQTTFMDRDMGAVDVFPNVVNPLSPTAEELTRIRASAGMHYQWGRKDPLPVFQNIDNKSFFNLFLGTVAANGTVSYATLTPDVYNNLSGTYIVPYNTYAASSGVQDADKSADRISKILSYSVKNPLIYMIPSVFAPFNSAVPNYTNGTDWLGTEPNLALDRWGRGGEKSPFDPCPEGWRIPDVMDVALVSGSDFGQTPWYKKDKNIATSYSISADYSGTRVRHPSNASTMGYVFGNPAYPIGNYPDSGARGFRSVIANQSPQGTFSSINFQYFGVWTGALASNYLGRPVNILFHAASSTNRFIAYHDNNDPYFGMGCRCVKIKYDANGDEEGPVSRNGIVPVNQTLGTANAEAKTTGDKISFYPNPVLGTLYIKASQNKDYYYQIYNALGQLVKSGKFVNNQTDVSSLSEGVYLIRINNSEAVEKIIKR
- the topA gene encoding type I DNA topoisomerase, with amino-acid sequence MSKNLVIVESPAKAKTIQKYLGKDFEVKSSFGHIRDLPKKGMGIDLATFSPDYEVSADKKKLVTELKAAVKKADMVWLASDEDREGEAIAWHLADELKLKPENRKRIVFHEITKNAILKAIENPRDIDQNLVNAQQARRVLDRIVGFEMSPVLWKKVKPGLSAGRVQSVAVRLIVEREKEIREFTPKASFKLDGIFLNNTEQEIAAKLKKDFEKEEQAEKFLEQAKTTEFKVLNVETKPGTRSASAPFTTSTLQQEASSRLGYNVTSTMRLAQRLYEEGFITYMRTDSVNLSQEAIEGAKKQIISEYGAEYSSPRNYTTKSASAQEAHEAIRPTDFAVKSIGDAQLNKLYQLIYRRTLASQMANAKIEKTVIEIGNASLPHHFEAQGEVIIFDGFLKAYGIVKTEDDDEENNEKLLPKVKVGEILNYKTITATEKFTRPSARYTEAGLVRKLEELGIGRPSTYAPTIQTIQNREYVDKREIEPQTREVIKMSLTKDKIKKVVLDEKFGGDKNKFVPTDIGEVVNDFLTDNFREILDYGFTARVEEGFDEIANGDQKWKEMMTDFYSKFHPRIEDVEENADRATGDRLLGVDPKTGKNVHARIGRFGAMIQIGETDDEEKPIFASLMAGQNIATITFEEALELFKLPFELSEVDGQPVSVGVGRFGPYVKWGDTYISIPKGEDPLSVDQKRAEEIISEKKIADAPIATYKGEPVTKGTGRFGPFIKYRDIFVNVPKKYNFDNLSQSDINELIDAKLEKEANRYIQQWEKEKISIENGRWGPFIKFGKAMFKIPKKKDDTKYDAEELKEVSLDEVKKWITDQDKNAFAEKKKPAAKKAATAKKTTAAKKPAAKKK